From a region of the Anser cygnoides isolate HZ-2024a breed goose chromosome 34, Taihu_goose_T2T_genome, whole genome shotgun sequence genome:
- the CC2D1A gene encoding LOW QUALITY PROTEIN: coiled-coil and C2 domain-containing protein 1A (The sequence of the model RefSeq protein was modified relative to this genomic sequence to represent the inferred CDS: inserted 4 bases in 3 codons; deleted 2 bases in 1 codon), with protein MSSAPSPRGRGTARQLGLVPEPCPELEAKPPGRAPLPMEAIERMAALCMRDPEDEEDEDEEDEEDEDLMAELQEVLSGEDGGAPTPEPPGRFGAVSPTPISSPFPRKPRAHFGSFSAFSIGFFTFAGALGAWNPTNPTRGPRGRPPVSPPCPSPVPVPAGGPPGGSGLEVMLAARASLYRAAAGSAREAGDGARLRRYERGLKTLEALLAAVRRGQDIDEDQIPPPVALGGAPRSPHRPQQHPRTPKTPETPPRTPPLRPAALQRETPRPPGGAGAEAVPRGRPQDYRAAALSAKRRGDLELAAKCLRAAKSLEALLAAGGGRRRPPPPRDVLEALQQRMERYRXAAAQAKAKGDDRKARMHERIVKQYQEAIRAHRAGKAVDLSELPVPPGFPPLQGAGPPGGQSLAGVLEAARRLAADEEEEDEEEAKKVGLGAPSLPRSPPGGPAGGVSCPPPQPVLFPSFRQPPPRAAAPQPKPAPAPPRASSAAPRRQRTRPRAAKADPKNATRAQQQLAFLEGRRRQLAQAALRAKRAGDVEGAKLLLRRAKGLGPLLEASRRGLPVDIAQVPEAPVSEEDFALPQXPRPPRPPEALRQYRELAGLLRQQHEMCVEHSRQFARLGNITEITKFERLAESCRQSMETLKRAHAGGLPPPAXRYEQRTFSTVKIFPELSSSDLVLCVVRGINLPAPPVRVAPNDLDAFVRFEFPYPTADEAQKDKTAVVKNTDCPEFGERFKLHINRAHRGLRRVLQAKGIRFEVAHKGGLFKPDRVLGTAQLKLEALETSCELREILELLDGRRPTGGKLEVVVRLRDPLGPPQLEARTERWLVVEPVGAVASLVPPPPTHTHPPIRWGPRGGIPPPPPQNFPPPIPAGRRPQARPGRRSREGCEQRQAPPVLPSLNLLAFDREKLERKVQAYRQAQRPVPAELQEQQQELARRGQRLLAQLQRRGPAFRKEYVAQLERYLQLYTETARRLGTEGNREAAKEALYKRNLVESELQKLRR; from the exons ATGAGCAGCGCCCCGagcccgcggggccgcggcacCGCCAGGCAg cTGGGTTTGGTGCCGGAGCCGTGCCCGGAGCTGGAGGCGAAGCCCCCGGGGAGAG ccccgctgcccatGGAGGCCATCGAGAGGATGGCGGCGCTCTGCATGCGGGACCCCGAGGAcgaggaggatgaggatgaggaggatgaAGAAGACGAAGACCTGATG GcggagctgcaggaggtgctCAGCGGGGAGGACGGCGGCGCCCCcaccccggagccccccggaaGGTTCGGCGCCGtctcccccaccccaatttcat cCCCATTCCCAAGAAAACCCCGTGCCCATTTCGggtcattttctgccttttccatcGGGTTTTTCACCTTTGCGGGGGCACTTGGGGCCTGGAACCCAACAAATCCCACACGGGgaccccggggccgcccccctgtgtcccccccgtgtcccagccccgttcccgtccccgcaggcggcccccccgggggctcggggctggagGTGATGCTGGCGGCGCGGGCGAGCCTGTACCGGGCGGCCGCCGGCAGCGCCCGGGAGGCCGGGGACGGCGCCAGGCTGCGGCGCTACGAGAGGGGCCTGAAG ACGCTCGAGGCTCTGCTGGCCGCCGTCCGCCGGGGCCAGGACATCGACGAGGACCAAATCCCCCCGCCggtggccctggggggggcaccccgaaGCCCCCACCGGCCTCAGCAGCACCCCcggacccccaagacccccgagacccccccgaGGACCCCCCCACTTCGcccggcagccctgcagagggaaaCCCCGCGGCCCCCAG gcggtgccggtgccgaggcggtgccgcggggccggccgcaGGATTACCGGGCGGCGGCGCTGAGCGCCAAGCGCCGCGGGGACCTGGAGCTGGCCGCCAAGTGCCTGCGCGCCGCCAAG agCCTGGAGGcgctgctggcggcgggggggggccgccg acgcccccccccgccgcgggaCGTGCTGGAGGCGCTGCAGCAGCGCATGGAGCGGTACC GCGCCGCTGCGCAGGCCAAGGCCAAGGGCGACGACCGCAAGGCCCGGATGCACGAGCGCATCgtcaag caataCCAGGAGGCCATCCGCGCCCACCGGGCGGGCAAAGCCGTCGACCTCTCCGAGCTGCCCGTGCCCCCAG gcttCCCGCCCCTGCAGGGCGCcgggcccccg ggggggcagagcctggcGGGGGTGCTGGAGGCCGCCCGGCGGCTGGCGGCtgacgaggaagaggaggacgaAGAGGAGGCGAAGAAGGTCGGGCTCGGGGCCCCCTCGCTCCCACGtagcccccccgggggtcccgcgGGGGGGgtgtcgtgtccccccccccaacctgtGCTGTTCCCCTCCTTTCGGCAGCCCCCTCCGAGAgccgccgccccccagcccaAGCCGGCGCCGGCACCGCCGCGAGCGTCCTCGGCGGCCCCCCGCCGGCAGCGAACCCGTCCCCGAGCGGCCAAGGCTGACCCCAAAAACGCTACGAGAG cccagcagcagctcgcCTTCCTGGAGGGCCGGCGGCGGCAGCTGGCGCAGGCGGCGCTGCGGGCCAAGCGCGCCGGGGACGTGGAGGGCGCCAAGCTGCTGCTGCGCCGCGCCAAGGGGCTGGGCCCCCTCCTGGAGGCCTCGCGCCGGGGGCTCCCCGTCGACATCGCCCAG GTCCCCGAGGCGCCGGTGAGCGAGGAGGACTTCGCGCTGCCGC CTCCgcggcccccgcggccccccgagGCGCTGAGGCAGTACCGGGAGCTCGCGGGGCTGCTCCGGCAGCAGCAcgag atgtgCGTGGAGCACTCGCGGCAGTTCGCTCGCCTGGGGAACATCACCGAGATCACCAA GTTCGAGCGGCTGGCCgagagctgcaggcagagcatgGAGACCCTGAAGCGCGCCCACGCGGGGGGGttgccccccccggc ccgctaCGAGCAGCGCACCTTCAGCACCGTCAA gatctTCCCCGAGCTGAGCAGCAGCGACCTGGTGCTGTGCGTGGTGAGAGGCATCAacctcccggcccccccggtga GGGTGGCCCCCAACGACCTGGACGCGTTCGTGCGCTTCGAGTTCCCGTACCCCACCGCG gacGAAGCGCAGAAGGATAAGACCGCCGTGGTGAAGAACACCGACTGTCCCG aaTTTGGGGAGCGGTTCAAGCTGCACATCAACCGCGCGCACCGCGGGCTCCGGCGCGTGCTGCAGGCCAAGGGCATCCGCTTCGAGGTGGCGCACAAGGG GGGGCTCTTCAAGCCCGACCGCGTCCTCGGCACGGCGCAGCTGAAGCTCGAGGCCCTGGAGACGTCGTGCGAGCTGCGGGAGATCCTCGAG ctgctggaCGGCCGCCGGCCCACCGGAGGGAAGCTGGAGGTGGTCGTGCGCCTGCGGGACCCCCTGGGCCCCCCGCAGCTGGAGGCGAGGACGGAGCGCTGGCTGGTCGTGGAGCCGGTAGGGGCCGTGGCGTCcctcgttcccccccccccaacacacacacaccccccgaTCCGCTGGGGGCCACGGGGAGGaatccccccccctcctccccaaaatttccccccccccatccccgcagGTCGCCGTCCCCAAGCCCGCCCCGGCCGCCGTTCCCGGGAGGGATGCGAACAACGG caagccccccccgtgctgcccagcctcaacctgctggcctTCGACCGGGAGAAGCTGGAGAGGAAG gtgcaGGCGTACCGGCAGGCGCAGCGCCCGGTGCCGgcggagctgcaggagcagcagcaggagctggcgcGGCGCGGGCAGCGGCTGCTCGCCCAGCTGCAGCGCAGGGGCCCCGCCTTCCGCAAAG AGTACGTGGCCCAGCTGGAGCGCTACCTGCAGCTCTACACCGAGACCGCGCGGCGCCTGGGCACCGAGGGCAACCGG GAGGCGGCCAAGGAGGCGCTGTACAAGAGGAACCTGGTGGAGAGCGAG ctgcagaaGCTGCGCCGCTGA